In the Endozoicomonas sp. SCSIO W0465 genome, AATCCAAGCTTGTCAGCAAGTTTTTCGTGAGCGAGGTGTGCATCCGCACAGACCGTGGCCTGTATCGATATGCGGCCATTTAAATGCCTGCACAATTCATTAGCACTTTCGTTTTCTAATACACCGTCAACGGTATTTCGATTACGGTCCCGAGCCACCATTACCGGGACTTTTCGGGCTTTGTTGGGATCATTACCCCGCTTTCGGGTTGGCCGTGGAAGGCCTTCTCTTTGCCCTTTGAAGGATTCACGGAAAAATGTTTCATCAAGCTCAGTAATGCCACAAAGCTCTTCTGCTTGATCATTATTAATCACTTCAAGAAAGCGGTGACGCCAGCGGAACGCAGTTTTCAAGTCAATGGCATTCTCAGCAGCAGCTGGTCGCAAGACCATAGAGTGAGTCATACCTGCGAGGTACTTGTTCCATTTTTCAGGGTGCCTGAGCCTTGCCAAAGGCGTTCCACTAAAGGCGTTAAACGTTGAGTCGCAAGTCTTGCAGTGGTAGCGCTGTCGGCCATTTCGTATGCCCCAGCGACCAACGCTATGGCTTTTGCATTTGGGGCACCTGGGGTTTTCGGCAAATTGGGCAAGTATGCTCTTTTCTACGTCAGGTGTTGCATTATCGTTATTGGGTATAGATTCACTGTAAACAGGTTCAGAGTCAGTGGTTTCTACTACCTCGGTAACCTCTATTTGAGTACTAAGGAGCGAGTTGTTAAGAATGTCTCGCTGTTCACTGGTTAATGTTGAAATGGAATCAATAAAATTCTGGAAGAGTTCAGATTGCATATCACTCCCCTACAACGTAGATTTTATGGGAGTTTAGCTGATTCAACCATTAACGGTAACTTAGCCGAACTTGATGATGGTGTAAATACCACTGCAGCAGATAAAGGCGACGGTATGCAAAGGGCATTAATGCTCTCTATAATCAAAGCTCATGCTGACTTTAGAAGAGAAGAAGCCTTAGGCCGCTCTTTCATCTTCTTTATTGATGAGGCGGAATTGCATCTTCACCCAACAGGGCAGCGACAATTAAAAAACTCATTATTAGAGTTAACCCGTGGCGCAGGTAATGATCAGGTTTTTATCACAACGCACTCTTCTGTCTTGATCGCTGATGGTGATCAAGATCAACAGCAGTCATTTTTTAAAGTAACCAAGGAAAATAAAAAAACACAAATAGAGGTAATCCGCCCAACAGAAAAACACGGCTAAGTTACCGTTAATGGTTGGAAGCACCAATGTTCAGTAATTCTGCTGATCAACCGGCCAACAGTTAATTTTTTTGCTGCCGTCAGTTCTCGCCTCCAGGCCAGATAATGGGGAAGGTAACGAGTTGCAACCCCTTGGAATACGCCGCCAATCCAGCGTTTTAAATGACTGTGATAAGAATTTACAGTCTGGATGTGGTAGATGCCTTCAACAACATGTTGACCTGCTGATGTCACCAGCTCCTTGAAGACAAATCCAAGCTTGTCAGCAAGTTTTTCGTGAGCGAGGTGTGCATCCGCACAGACCGTGGCCTGTATCGATATGCGGCCATTTAAATGCCTGCACAATTCATTAGCACTTTCGTTTTCTAATACACCGTCAACGGTATTTCGATTACGGTCCCGAGCCACCATTACCGGGACTTTTCGGGCTTTGTTGGGATCATTACCCCGCTTTCGGGTTGGCCGTGGAAGGCCTTCTCTTTGCCCTTTGAAGGATTCACGGAAAAATGTTTCATCAAGCTCAGTAATGCCACAAAGCTCTTCTGCTTGATCATTATTAATCACTTCAAGAAAGCGGTGACGCCAGCGGAACGCAGTTTTCAAGTCAATGGCATTCTCAGCAGCAGCTGGTCGCAAGACCATAGAGTGAGTCATACCTGCGAGGTACTTGTTCCATTTTTCAGGGTGCCTGAGCCTTGCCAAAGGCGTTCCACTAAAGGCGTTAAACGTTGAGTCGCAAGTCTTGCAGTGGTAGCGCTGTCGGCCATTTCGTATGCCCCAGCGACCAACGCTATGGCTTTTGCATTTGGGGCACCTGGGGTTTTCGGCAAATTGGGCAAGTATGCTCTTTTCTACGTCAGGTGTTGCATTATCGTTATTGGGTATAGATTCACTGTAAACAGGTTCAGAGTCAGTGGTTTCTACTACCTCGGTAACCTCTATTTGAGTACTAAGGAGCGAGTTGTTAAGAATGTCTCGCTGTTCACTGGTTAATGTTGAAATGGAATCAATAAAATTCTGGAAGAGTTCAGATTGCATATCACTCCCCTACAACGTAGATTTTATGGGAGTTTAGCTGATTCAACCATTAACGGTAACTTAGCCGAAAAACACAGTGTTGTTTTCGATTTATTGGGGGGGAATCCAGCAGACTTATTACTGCCTGCAAACTTTATGATTGTAGAAGGGCCTTCCGAAGTTCACTTTCTGACAGGTGTTATTCAACGTTTCTATCAGGACAAACCTTCAATTCAAATTCTTCCAGCAGGCGGTGATGACGAAGCACAAAATCAGTCAATGAACGGATTAAATAAGGCTCTTTTCGTATTGCAGACTGCTGATTTCATAAATCAGGCTGGAATCCTCCTGTGGCAGGGCTTGGCAATATTTAGCCAGCAGTTTCCTGAAGGCATTGTATATCAAGGCCTTTGGCCAATTTTCATTGCAGAGCAGTCTGTAACCCGAAAAGAGCCTTAAATAATGTATTCAATCCACTCAAATTACGACCAATTTATCGTAATAAGCTAACCATTCTTTGCGATCAGCCTGACCAAAACAAGCAACCAAGATTTGAGGCATTTAAACGAGATAATGGGTTCTTAGAGTTAAACTCTCAGCTGCATGTGCTTAACGTAAATGGCCTAGAGGACTACTACCCTGAACATTTGGCAACTGTATGCACTCGAAGAGATAAAGTTAAAAAAGCAAAGTGGATGGCTCACAACATCACTCAAAGTGATTTTGAAAATCAAATGCCAATCATCTTTAATGCATTAAATCATTGTTGGATGAATGCTTACTCTAGTGATCCGGTAGAACAACTACATATTACTGATACATTGCATATTAAAATCCCTACTGAGGCTGAGCTATGAGTAATACGAAACTTGAACTGACTTGGATAGGCAAAGAGAAGCGACCAAAGTTGGAGCCACGTATTCTGCTGGAAGACCCTGAGAAGTCGTACCATGCAGAACATCGTGTAAGTAGAAATGATATTTTTGATAACAAGCTAAAGGGTCGGGGGTCGAGTCTTTATTCTTGATCTGATCGTCTTACACTTCCACTTCGTACTGCGCCAGATTCGGCGCAGCTCCCTTTACCTCCCCGTTCTGAATAAACACCTTCTCTCCAACGTTCACAGACTCCCCCTTAACCGTAATAACCGAACCATCCCGAAGCTCTGCCTGACTGGTACCGTTGCGTAACTATTCAGCACTGAGCAAAGGCATATTACAGTAATTCCGAACAGCTCTATGAAGTGATTGATATATGTCCATTCCCTGTTTTCTGGCAGACGACAAATAGCTGCGAATCCGTGCAAACATAGAACCACCGTCTGCACTCCTGAAGCAGCCTGAGATTTTCTGCTTTAACTTGGCCATTCGAACATCCCGCTCACTGCCATTGTTATC is a window encoding:
- a CDS encoding IS1595 family transposase, whose translation is MQSELFQNFIDSISTLTSEQRDILNNSLLSTQIEVTEVVETTDSEPVYSESIPNNDNATPDVEKSILAQFAENPRCPKCKSHSVGRWGIRNGRQRYHCKTCDSTFNAFSGTPLARLRHPEKWNKYLAGMTHSMVLRPAAAENAIDLKTAFRWRHRFLEVINNDQAEELCGITELDETFFRESFKGQREGLPRPTRKRGNDPNKARKVPVMVARDRNRNTVDGVLENESANELCRHLNGRISIQATVCADAHLAHEKLADKLGFVFKELVTSAGQHVVEGIYHIQTVNSYHSHLKRWIGGVFQGVATRYLPHYLAWRRELTAAKKLTVGRLISRITEHWCFQPLTVT
- a CDS encoding ATP-dependent endonuclease, with product MHITPLQRRFYGSLADSTINGNLAELDDGVNTTAADKGDGMQRALMLSIIKAHADFRREEALGRSFIFFIDEAELHLHPTGQRQLKNSLLELTRGAGNDQVFITTHSSVLIADGDQDQQQSFFKVTKENKKTQIEVIRPTEKHG
- a CDS encoding IS1595 family transposase, whose translation is MQSELFQNFIDSISTLTSEQRDILNNSLLSTQIEVTEVVETTDSEPVYSESIPNNDNATPDVEKSILAQFAENPRCPKCKSHSVGRWGIRNGRQRYHCKTCDSTFNAFSGTPLARLRHPEKWNKYLAGMTHSMVLRPAAAENAIDLKTAFRWRHRFLEVINNDQAEELCGITELDETFFRESFKGQREGLPRPTRKRGNDPNKARKVPVMVARDRNRNTVDGVLENESANELCRHLNGRISIQATVCADAHLAHEKLADKLGFVFKELVTSAGQHVVEGIYHIQTVNSYHSHLKRWIGGVFQGVATRYLPHYLAWRRELTAAKKLTVGRLISRITEHWCFQPLTVT